ATGATTCCTATATGACTATCCTACGCTACGGATAGCCGAATGGGGAAGAAGCAGGGGGGCAGGGGGCAGGGTGCAGGGGAGAAGAGAATAGGACTTTAAGTAGAGTGAATAAGTGCTATTTTTTTTAACTTCTCCCTGGATCTGCTGTTTCCTACTCCCCACTTCCTATTCCCTATCACTTCTTAGCAGCACCGCTATATAGGGGATTTTTAGCTGTAACTCTTTCGTTGATGTACTCATAAGTCTCCCGGAAATTGGGAACAGCCCGCATTTCTAGGCGACTACCATTTCTGAGGGTTAGTACCATATCGCCCCAAAAGCCGATGCCACGGGGAACTTTAACGATCTTGACAACTTCTGAATAGATGATATCAGTGCGATCGCGTCCTCTCCAACCTCCCGTCACAGAAATCCGGCGATCGCTGATCCGGAAGCGGAGCCATAAAGCTCTCACGATGGCTCCAACTGCCAATGGTAACCCGACAACAGTTAGTCCAATCAAGCAATTGAGAATTAAGTCCCCGATGTGGGGGCCACCTTCATAATAAACTTCTTCACGAATGCCCATCAAATACCTCTGCTTTTACCAACAACTGCTCTAATTCTTGCAGAAATTGTTGGCTTACGCACTTAGATTCTGCTGCTGTTGGTTTGACAACGACGACAACCCGCCAGCCTGGGGACAATTTTGGCAATAACTGATGCAAAGCAGCTGTGATCTGGCGTTTAATCCGGTTACGAATTACTGCTCTTTTGCTGACTTTTGTGCTAATGGAAACGCCAAATTGTGTACTGGACAGTGGTTTTTCACTGGTAGCAGTATCCAAGGAAGGTGCTTTTGAACCTTTTGGTCGTAAAGCTCTCAATGTGAAATGAGAACTGTGACGGCGAATGCCTTCCCGGAAAACTGCCTGGAAATCTTTTCGAGATTTTAATCGATTTGCTTTGGGCAAAGCCACATCTACTCTTTTTGCTGGAAATTTCCTAAACGCTTAGACGATGACGACCCCTTTTTCTCCTCGCCCGGATCAC
This genomic interval from Nodularia sp. LEGE 06071 contains the following:
- a CDS encoding PH domain-containing protein — encoded protein: MGIREEVYYEGGPHIGDLILNCLIGLTVVGLPLAVGAIVRALWLRFRISDRRISVTGGWRGRDRTDIIYSEVVKIVKVPRGIGFWGDMVLTLRNGSRLEMRAVPNFRETYEYINERVTAKNPLYSGAAKK
- the rnpA gene encoding ribonuclease P protein component, which codes for MALPKANRLKSRKDFQAVFREGIRRHSSHFTLRALRPKGSKAPSLDTATSEKPLSSTQFGVSISTKVSKRAVIRNRIKRQITAALHQLLPKLSPGWRVVVVVKPTAAESKCVSQQFLQELEQLLVKAEVFDGHS